GTACGTTGAGGCGCCATTTTTTGGGCTTCAGCAGGTGTGTTAATGGGTTGAATACTCTTATCTTCGGGATCAGCACCATGTTCGTTTAAGTATTCGCTAATGCGAAATTCCACATGGTCCATACGCACTTTTTTAGCCGGTAAACGGCCAGAAGCATGCGAAACAGCAGCAATTAAGGTTAAACCGATAATCAGTATGTATTGAAGGAACGTTGTCATGAAAGTATGTCTCAACGCAAAAAGCGCACCTAAGATCTACACTTTTTTTATTAAAAACAAAAATACTTGAAATTAAACACGTTTTTCAAAAAACTTTTTTCGTTTAGATCAAAATTATTGTATTTGGGCAAGTGTTTTTGTCAAAAAATGCTTCAAAATGACACAACAAAAAAAGGGATTTGGGTTATTTTAGCTCACCTGTTATACAAGAAATCGCATGTTAACGCTTGTTCCTACGCCATTAGATGATGATAGCCCACTTGAGACGGTAGCACTCGAACTATTGCGCCATGCCTCACAGAATCTTGACAAAAATATCTTTTTAATTGAAGAGCCCAAAGAAGGACGCCGCCGCTGGATTCATTTTGGACTCCCGCGCGAAGCAATTGATTCTTTTGTTTTATTTAACGAGCAAACACAAAAAACCGAAACGCCCCACATTATTGAAAAACTAAAACAAGGACATCATGTGTATCTGATGAGCGATTCTGGGCTTCCCTGTGTGTGTGATCCCGGTTCTCAATTAGTTGATGCTTGTCATAACGCAGGAATCCGCGTCACATCCACTCCTTTTCCCAATTCAATGATGCTGGCCTTGGCCCTTTCGG
This genomic window from bacterium contains:
- a CDS encoding SAM-dependent methyltransferase, whose amino-acid sequence is MLTLVPTPLDDDSPLETVALELLRHASQNLDKNIFLIEEPKEGRRRWIHFGLPREAIDSFVLFNEQTQKTETPHIIEKLKQGHHVYLMSDSGLPCVCDPGSQLVDACHNAGIRVTSTPFPNSMMLALALSGFDASQFVFEGFLPRESDARQRELTRILALPRVSIVMDTPYRLKSLLEDIATLKTSRRLFVALDLNQKTEELHRGTIKQIIEKIADFKREFVLVVGLT